One stretch of Hymenobacter chitinivorans DSM 11115 DNA includes these proteins:
- a CDS encoding 5-(carboxyamino)imidazole ribonucleotide synthase gives MTPVFPGSVDAAGQPATLGVMGGGQLGRMFVHAAQRLGYFTAVLDPDAQSPAGRVSHHHIQTGYDDPAGLVQLAHLCQAITTEFENVPALALQTLAQTRPVAPGAAVVGIAQNRIEEKAHFAACAAVSGVSCAPYAVIETPAQLQAVQAERSDLLPGILKTARMGYDGKGQVRVKTAGELAAAWAELGGVACVLEKMLPLTAECSVLVARGWDGRVVSFAPQRNVHVNGILAVTHAYDGNMPSALATRAREAAVAVAHHLGYVGVLCVEFFVVDDGSEHGGLVVNEMAPRPHNSGHYTLDACDVSQFDLQVHAMAGLPLPQPRQHSPAIMLNLLGDVWFAASGQQQDPDWYSVLRLPGTHLHLYGKVQARAGRKMGHLTITGPDVASVKTVAQQAAGLLGLPGLDAI, from the coding sequence ATGACCCCCGTTTTTCCGGGCAGTGTGGACGCCGCTGGCCAGCCGGCGACGTTGGGAGTGATGGGGGGCGGCCAGCTGGGCCGGATGTTTGTGCATGCCGCCCAGCGCCTGGGGTACTTTACCGCCGTGCTGGACCCTGACGCGCAAAGCCCGGCCGGGCGGGTGAGTCACCACCATATCCAGACCGGCTACGACGACCCGGCCGGGCTGGTGCAATTGGCCCACCTGTGCCAGGCCATTACCACCGAGTTTGAGAACGTGCCCGCCCTGGCCCTGCAAACACTGGCGCAGACCCGCCCCGTGGCGCCGGGTGCGGCCGTAGTGGGCATTGCCCAAAACCGCATCGAGGAAAAAGCCCACTTCGCGGCCTGCGCGGCCGTGTCGGGGGTAAGCTGCGCGCCTTATGCGGTAATTGAAACGCCGGCCCAGCTGCAGGCCGTTCAGGCCGAGCGGTCTGATTTGCTGCCCGGTATCCTCAAAACCGCGCGCATGGGCTACGACGGCAAGGGCCAGGTCCGCGTCAAGACCGCCGGTGAACTGGCCGCTGCCTGGGCGGAGTTGGGCGGCGTGGCCTGCGTGCTGGAAAAGATGCTGCCGCTTACCGCCGAGTGTTCGGTGCTCGTGGCACGTGGCTGGGACGGGCGAGTCGTCAGCTTCGCCCCGCAGCGCAACGTGCACGTCAACGGCATTTTGGCCGTGACCCACGCCTACGACGGAAATATGCCGTCCGCCCTGGCAACGAGGGCCCGCGAGGCGGCCGTTGCCGTAGCGCATCACCTGGGCTATGTCGGGGTGCTGTGCGTGGAGTTTTTTGTGGTGGACGACGGCAGTGAGCACGGCGGTCTGGTGGTCAACGAAATGGCCCCTCGTCCGCACAACAGCGGCCACTACACCCTCGATGCCTGTGACGTGTCGCAGTTTGACCTGCAGGTGCATGCCATGGCGGGCTTGCCCTTGCCGCAGCCCCGCCAGCATTCCCCGGCCATCATGCTCAACCTGCTGGGCGATGTATGGTTCGCCGCCAGCGGTCAGCAACAGGATCCAGACTGGTACTCCGTGCTGCGCCTGCCGGGGACGCACCTGCATCTGTACGGCAAGGTACAAGCGCGTGCCGGCCGCAAGATGGGCCATCTGACTATCACCGGTCCGGACGTCGCCAGTGTCAAAACCGTGGCGCAGCAGGCTGCTGGTCTGCTCGGCTTGCCGGGGCTGGACGCCATCTAG
- a CDS encoding right-handed parallel beta-helix repeat-containing protein encodes MQQRYSWAARAAYSLRLCLAGSGLLLPLLPGAARAQCPTGTRLYVKADPTLTVNGTGESWTTAYISLADALEKARTCATVTEIWVAEGTYKPAFDATGTAATAAPRTRTFLLKSGVSLYGGFAGTEAALADRTAGHETILSGDFNGDDVTTGSGSNLAITGNSENAYHVLLATNLPASPATGLSGFSIRGGNAVGAPMVAGTATLPPGSAGGLGSNSSTLTLTDCAFSGNAALSGGGLYGISSALKLIGCTFSNNATTSTGGGMVSGTSTLLTLSGCTFSGNRAATNGGGLTNSSAANSTFTNCTFSNNAANSGGGINTAGGTLTSLKLTGCLFSGNKATSTFGGGIAASSSAPTLTNCVFSGNTAATNGGGLYNINASPALFSCIFVGNAAAAGGGGYFTGSSSSSTLVNCTLTGNTATGNGGGLFFDTSTGGMVRNAILWNNTNTAATPAQQNIYKATTTASPSVSNSIVGDYVAGFGGGTTNISGSSSTISKADPRFVNAADPDGPDNIFGTTDDGLALQAGPAVDLGSSGTPTTPVTDITGAPRSGLPDAGAYEFQCAGGTRLYVNAAVTTPGNGATWATAIARLSDALRLAKTTGGCGATVVEIWVAEGTYTPAYNGNTVPTDLRTRTFQLKSGVSIYGGFAGTEAALADRTAGHETVLSGDFNGNDQYVFSNNAENAYSVLTGASIPVSPATVLDGLSVRGGNANGGTAATSRGGGFTNTSGSGPTLTNCVFSGNSALIGGGLYNASATVVLSNCTFSGNRATYVDPFGNSLPNNSGGGMYNIAAPTITGCTFSDNLASSGAGMYNTSSSLTLTNCTLSNNQGEGMYNASASPTLMGCTLSNNQRDGMYNTASSPTLTDCTLSNNRYNGMYNEAASAARLTRCILNNNLYGGMYNHASSPMLTTCTLSGNTASFYSRFQGYFRDGGGGMYNEAASSPVLTGCTFSNNTCTYYGGAIFNNASSPQLTNCTFDGNSAQSAGAMFGNDDSSPTLTGCTFRNNTATSEGGALYCYGNSTLTLTGCTFSGNRSAAAGGAIDAVSGTQFILTNCVFTNNVAANLGGAIQLNPGITATLTNCTLTGNSVTKVGTVNGFTYGGGGISTNSPITLTNCILWNNTGGPANQENLFEYSTPSVVTVANSTVGDYSATASTYAAKATNISTTDPRFVNGASPAGPDALFGTLDDGLSLLPGSPAIDASDPATANTAGADIVGNARVAIYDQGAYEAVPRCAVTAVAQAATLLLAADGTATLTPAAIDNGSTSACTIALRSVTPNTFTCADLGPHAVTLTVTALDGTISTAPATVTVGIPVLTSTTWTGRASTDPADCANWSYGQGPTAGISAVVPTGLTNYPALATGTTAVNDLTIDVNSRLTLAGGATLEVSGNFLNNGTADLLGTVAFVGSAATQTLGGSTATLFSALTVAKPAGTVQLARDLTVAGALTLTSGTLTTTSYQVNLGSTASLSESETGYVLGKVAVNRTLAPGTAETFAGLGLTLTPAAGSTAPGATLVTRTTGTALDLTGTSQSILRNFDIQPATNTGLDVTMDFAYFTHELNGIPAANLALLKSVSGTAPWITQSGTTATGNVVTKTGIVDFSVWTLGSSTNPLPVELKAFTATPQGSGTVRLDWATASEMNSKVFDVERSANGTSFERIGTVAAAGTSSTTRRYMLPDAELPASATQLYYRLKQVDLDGTFSYSPVRTVNLTGTVATSLTLYPNPTHGGAATLTGGQPGTVVTVLDALGRPVTSATTDAAGTAALKLPAGLAAGIYVVRNGTRALRLTVE; translated from the coding sequence ATGCAACAACGCTACTCTTGGGCCGCCCGCGCGGCCTACTCCCTACGCCTTTGCCTGGCCGGCTCCGGTCTATTGCTACCCTTGCTGCCCGGCGCGGCGCGGGCGCAGTGCCCCACCGGCACTCGCCTGTACGTGAAAGCCGACCCTACGCTGACGGTCAATGGCACCGGCGAGAGCTGGACCACTGCCTATATCAGTCTCGCCGACGCGCTGGAAAAGGCCCGTACCTGCGCCACCGTGACGGAAATATGGGTGGCCGAGGGCACCTATAAGCCCGCTTTCGACGCCACCGGCACTGCCGCCACTGCGGCCCCGCGCACCCGCACCTTCCTGCTCAAGAGTGGGGTGAGTCTCTACGGCGGCTTCGCGGGCACCGAAGCGGCCTTGGCTGACCGCACGGCCGGCCATGAAACCATCCTCAGCGGGGATTTCAACGGCGACGACGTAACCACTGGCAGTGGCAGCAACCTGGCTATTACGGGCAACAGCGAAAACGCCTACCATGTGCTCCTGGCCACGAACCTTCCCGCCAGCCCGGCCACCGGACTCAGCGGGTTCAGCATCCGCGGCGGCAATGCCGTTGGTGCGCCGATGGTAGCGGGAACGGCAACCTTGCCGCCCGGTTCTGCTGGCGGGCTCGGCAGCAACAGCTCTACGCTCACGCTGACCGACTGCGCGTTTAGCGGCAACGCGGCTCTCAGCGGCGGCGGGCTATACGGCATCTCCTCCGCACTGAAGCTGATTGGCTGCACCTTTAGCAACAATGCCACCACCTCTACGGGCGGCGGCATGGTTTCCGGCACGAGCACCTTGCTGACGCTCTCCGGCTGCACGTTCAGCGGCAACCGGGCGGCTACCAACGGGGGCGGACTCACGAATTCTTCGGCCGCCAATTCCACCTTCACCAACTGTACGTTCAGTAACAACGCGGCCAACAGCGGCGGGGGCATCAACACCGCGGGCGGCACCCTTACTTCGCTGAAGCTAACCGGGTGCCTTTTTAGTGGCAATAAGGCCACGAGCACCTTCGGCGGCGGCATAGCGGCCAGCAGCTCTGCCCCGACGCTGACTAACTGCGTGTTCAGCGGCAACACTGCGGCCACCAACGGCGGCGGCCTGTATAATATCAACGCCTCGCCGGCACTGTTCAGCTGCATCTTTGTCGGCAACGCCGCGGCCGCGGGCGGTGGGGGATATTTTACGGGCAGTTCTTCTTCGTCCACCCTCGTCAACTGCACCCTCACGGGCAACACCGCCACTGGCAACGGGGGCGGGCTCTTCTTTGATACGAGTACCGGGGGGATGGTTCGCAATGCCATTCTCTGGAACAACACCAACACCGCTGCCACACCGGCCCAGCAGAACATCTACAAAGCGACCACCACTGCTTCGCCCAGCGTAAGCAACTCTATTGTGGGCGACTACGTCGCCGGATTCGGCGGGGGTACCACCAATATTTCGGGCTCCAGCTCCACCATCAGCAAGGCCGACCCGCGCTTTGTAAATGCGGCCGACCCCGACGGCCCCGATAATATCTTCGGCACCACCGACGACGGACTGGCCCTGCAAGCCGGCCCAGCCGTGGACCTTGGCAGCAGCGGTACCCCCACCACACCCGTTACCGACATTACCGGGGCGCCCCGCTCCGGCCTGCCCGATGCCGGGGCCTATGAATTTCAATGCGCCGGCGGCACCCGCCTGTACGTGAATGCGGCCGTGACCACGCCGGGCAATGGCGCCACCTGGGCCACGGCCATCGCGCGGCTGTCCGACGCGCTGCGGCTGGCGAAGACCACCGGCGGTTGTGGTGCGACTGTCGTCGAAATATGGGTGGCCGAGGGCACCTACACGCCCGCGTACAACGGCAACACCGTTCCCACGGACTTGCGTACCCGCACCTTCCAGCTCAAGAGTGGGGTGAGCATTTACGGCGGCTTCGCGGGCACTGAGGCAGCCTTGGCCGACCGCACGGCCGGCCACGAGACCGTGCTGAGCGGCGACTTCAACGGCAACGACCAGTACGTGTTCAGCAATAATGCTGAGAATGCCTATTCGGTGCTCACGGGCGCTAGCATTCCTGTCAGTCCGGCCACCGTGCTCGACGGCCTGAGCGTGCGCGGCGGCAACGCCAACGGCGGCACCGCGGCCACCAGCCGGGGCGGCGGGTTCACCAACACCTCCGGCTCGGGCCCGACGCTGACCAACTGCGTGTTCAGCGGCAACTCGGCGCTCATTGGTGGCGGCCTGTACAATGCCTCTGCCACGGTGGTCCTAAGCAATTGCACGTTCAGCGGCAACCGCGCTACTTACGTCGACCCCTTCGGCAATAGCCTTCCCAACAACAGCGGCGGGGGGATGTACAACATTGCCGCGCCGACCATAACCGGCTGCACTTTCAGCGACAACTTGGCCTCTTCCGGCGCCGGGATGTACAACACGTCCTCCTCGCTGACGCTGACCAACTGCACGCTCAGCAACAATCAGGGCGAAGGAATGTACAACGCCAGCGCCTCGCCCACCCTTATGGGCTGCACGCTGAGCAACAACCAGCGCGACGGCATGTACAATACCGCTTCCTCGCCGACGCTGACGGACTGCACACTCAGTAACAACCGCTACAACGGGATGTATAATGAGGCAGCTTCCGCTGCCAGGCTGACCCGCTGCATCCTTAACAACAACCTGTATGGCGGCATGTACAACCATGCCTCCTCGCCGATGCTCACCACCTGCACGTTGAGTGGCAACACGGCCTCCTTTTATAGCCGATTCCAGGGGTATTTCCGCGACGGTGGCGGCGGCATGTATAACGAGGCGGCTTCCTCGCCGGTGCTCACGGGCTGTACCTTCAGCAATAATACCTGCACTTATTACGGTGGCGCGATATTCAATAACGCTTCCTCGCCCCAGCTGACTAATTGCACGTTCGACGGCAACTCCGCACAGAGTGCCGGCGCGATGTTCGGCAATGACGACTCCTCGCCGACGCTAACGGGCTGCACGTTTCGCAACAACACCGCGACCAGCGAAGGCGGTGCGCTGTACTGCTACGGTAACTCCACCCTGACGCTGACCGGCTGTACGTTCAGCGGCAACAGAAGCGCGGCAGCCGGTGGGGCAATCGACGCCGTGAGCGGCACCCAGTTTATACTGACCAATTGCGTCTTCACCAATAACGTGGCCGCCAATTTGGGCGGTGCCATCCAACTAAATCCCGGAATTACGGCGACGCTGACGAACTGCACACTCACCGGCAACAGCGTGACCAAGGTGGGCACCGTTAACGGCTTTACGTATGGCGGGGGCGGCATTTCCACCAATAGTCCGATTACGCTGACCAATTGCATCCTCTGGAATAACACCGGCGGCCCGGCCAACCAGGAGAACCTGTTTGAGTATTCCACTCCCAGCGTCGTCACCGTGGCCAATTCCACGGTCGGCGACTACTCGGCTACGGCCTCTACCTACGCCGCCAAAGCCACCAACATCAGCACGACCGACCCACGGTTTGTGAACGGGGCCAGCCCAGCCGGTCCCGATGCCCTCTTCGGAACCCTCGACGACGGCCTGTCGCTGCTGCCGGGCAGCCCGGCGATTGATGCCAGCGACCCGGCTACGGCCAATACCGCCGGCGCCGACATCGTGGGCAATGCCCGCGTGGCCATTTACGACCAGGGTGCCTACGAGGCGGTGCCGCGCTGCGCGGTGACGGCCGTGGCCCAGGCGGCTACCCTGCTGCTGGCCGCCGACGGTACCGCCACCCTCACGCCCGCCGCCATCGACAACGGCAGCACCTCGGCTTGTACTATCGCGCTACGCAGCGTGACCCCGAACACCTTTACCTGCGCCGACCTGGGCCCGCACGCTGTAACCCTGACCGTGACGGCTCTCGACGGCACGATATCGACCGCCCCGGCCACCGTGACGGTGGGCATTCCGGTACTGACCAGCACCACCTGGACCGGCCGGGCCAGCACCGACCCCGCCGACTGCGCCAACTGGAGCTACGGGCAAGGGCCCACGGCCGGCATCAGCGCCGTTGTTCCGACGGGCCTGACCAACTACCCCGCGCTGGCTACCGGCACCACCGCCGTCAACGACCTGACTATCGACGTCAACAGTCGCCTGACGCTGGCTGGCGGGGCCACGCTGGAAGTGAGCGGCAATTTCCTCAACAACGGCACGGCGGACCTGCTCGGCACGGTGGCTTTCGTGGGCAGCGCCGCTACCCAAACCCTGGGCGGCAGCACGGCCACGCTCTTCAGCGCCCTCACCGTGGCCAAGCCCGCCGGCACCGTGCAGCTGGCCCGCGACCTGACCGTGGCCGGGGCCTTAACCCTGACCAGCGGCACCCTGACGACGACCAGCTACCAGGTAAACCTAGGCAGCACGGCCAGCCTAAGCGAGAGTGAAACCGGCTACGTACTAGGCAAGGTGGCCGTGAACCGGACGCTAGCCCCCGGCACTGCCGAGACTTTCGCCGGCCTGGGCCTGACGCTGACGCCAGCCGCCGGCTCCACCGCACCCGGCGCAACGCTGGTCACGCGCACCACGGGCACGGCCCTGGACCTAACCGGCACGAGCCAGAGCATCCTGCGCAATTTCGACATTCAGCCCGCCACCAATACGGGCCTGGACGTGACAATGGATTTTGCCTACTTCACCCACGAACTCAACGGCATTCCCGCTGCCAACCTGGCCTTGTTGAAGTCAGTGAGTGGCACGGCGCCCTGGATTACGCAGTCGGGTACCACGGCCACCGGCAACGTCGTCACCAAAACCGGCATTGTTGACTTCTCGGTCTGGACGCTGGGCAGCAGCACTAACCCGCTGCCCGTAGAGTTGAAGGCCTTTACAGCCACGCCACAGGGCAGCGGGACCGTGCGTTTGGACTGGGCCACCGCCTCGGAAATGAACAGTAAAGTCTTCGACGTAGAGCGCAGTGCCAACGGCACGAGCTTCGAGCGTATCGGTACGGTGGCCGCGGCAGGCACCAGCAGCACTACCCGCCGCTACATGCTACCGGACGCCGAACTGCCCGCTAGTGCCACCCAGCTCTATTACCGCCTCAAGCAGGTGGACCTAGATGGTACGTTCAGTTACTCGCCCGTGCGCACCGTGAACCTGACAGGTACCGTGGCGACCAGTCTAACCTTGTACCCCAACCCCACCCACGGCGGCGCGGCCACCCTCACGGGGGGCCAGCCGGGTACGGTGGTGACGGTGCTGGACGCGCTGGGCCGCCCGGTGACTTCGGCCACAACTGATGCCGCCGGTACGGCCGCGCTGAAGCTGCCGGCGGGGCTGGCCGCGGGCATTTACGTGGTGCGCAATGGTACCCGCGCTCTGCGCCTGACGGTGGAGTAA
- a CDS encoding ABC transporter ATP-binding protein: MSWLSKKFAKISAKRPRPDGKPALSVRERVSALKNLPEFLRLIWETSPGLTLGNIGLRLLRAALPVAMLYVARLILDTVIGLSRQPGGSVTPIIGLVGLEFGLAILSDVLGRGVALLDSLLGDLFANRSSVRLMEHAGQLDLDQFEDSVFYDKLERARRQTLSRTVLMSQVLSQAQDIITMVFLAVGLAAFNPWLLLLLLVAVVPAFLGESHFNERSYSLVHGWTPERRELDYLRQTGASDETAKEVKIFGLSGFLIERFRTLSAEFYQKNKALVVRRAGWGALFAAVGAAGYYAAYLYIIAQAIRGHISIGQLTFLSGSFARMRGLLEGILSRFSSVAEGALYLQDFFDFFHLQPRIVRAEGQAVRPFPRPIRRGFEFENVGFQYRGSSKWAIRNLNFTLRAGEKLALVGENGAGKTTLVKLLSRLYDPTEGRILLDGHDLREYDPAELRQEIGVIFQDFVRFQLSASQNLAVGRIEEKENQGRIQSAAAQSLADTVIKKLPAGYEQMIGRRFAGGVDLSGGEWQKIALGRAYMRDAQLLILDEPTAALDARAEHEVFQRFADLTQGKTAVLISHRFSTVRMADRILVIENGQFVEIGSHEELLARNGRYAELFALQAAGYR, translated from the coding sequence ATGTCCTGGTTATCCAAAAAGTTTGCGAAAATATCGGCCAAGCGGCCCCGGCCCGACGGCAAGCCGGCCCTGAGTGTGCGCGAAAGGGTGTCGGCCCTAAAAAACCTGCCCGAGTTTCTGCGCCTGATCTGGGAAACCAGCCCGGGCCTGACCCTGGGCAACATCGGGCTGCGCCTGCTGCGGGCCGCCTTGCCGGTGGCCATGCTCTATGTGGCCCGCCTGATTCTGGATACTGTTATCGGCCTTTCGCGCCAGCCGGGCGGCTCGGTTACGCCCATTATCGGGCTGGTGGGGCTGGAATTCGGTTTGGCTATTCTCTCCGACGTGCTGGGCCGGGGTGTGGCTCTGCTCGATAGTCTGCTCGGCGACCTGTTTGCCAACCGCTCCTCGGTGCGCCTGATGGAGCACGCCGGCCAGCTCGACCTCGACCAGTTCGAAGACAGTGTGTTCTACGACAAGCTCGAAAGGGCCCGCCGCCAGACACTTTCCCGCACGGTGCTCATGTCGCAGGTTCTGTCTCAGGCCCAGGATATCATCACGATGGTGTTTCTGGCCGTGGGGTTGGCCGCTTTCAATCCGTGGCTGCTGCTGTTGCTGCTGGTGGCGGTAGTGCCGGCGTTTTTGGGCGAGTCGCACTTTAATGAGCGTAGCTATTCGCTGGTGCACGGCTGGACGCCCGAGCGCCGGGAGCTGGACTACCTGCGCCAGACCGGGGCTTCCGACGAAACGGCCAAGGAAGTAAAGATTTTCGGGCTGTCAGGCTTTCTGATTGAGCGGTTCCGAACCCTGTCCGCCGAGTTTTACCAGAAAAACAAAGCCCTCGTGGTGCGGCGGGCCGGCTGGGGGGCGCTGTTTGCCGCCGTGGGCGCGGCCGGCTACTACGCGGCCTACCTCTACATCATTGCCCAGGCCATCCGGGGCCATATTTCCATCGGGCAGCTCACATTCTTGTCGGGTTCTTTTGCCCGGATGCGGGGCTTGCTGGAAGGCATTTTGAGTCGGTTTAGCAGCGTGGCCGAAGGCGCGCTCTACCTGCAGGATTTCTTCGACTTCTTCCACTTGCAGCCCCGCATCGTGCGGGCCGAGGGCCAGGCGGTGCGGCCGTTTCCGCGGCCGATTCGGCGGGGCTTCGAATTTGAAAATGTAGGCTTTCAGTACCGTGGCTCTAGTAAGTGGGCCATTCGCAACCTGAACTTCACGCTGCGGGCCGGCGAAAAGCTGGCCCTGGTGGGCGAAAACGGGGCCGGCAAAACCACGCTGGTCAAGCTGCTCAGCCGCCTCTACGACCCCACGGAAGGCCGCATCCTGCTCGACGGCCACGATTTGCGCGAGTATGACCCGGCCGAGCTGCGCCAGGAAATCGGGGTGATTTTCCAGGACTTCGTGCGGTTTCAGCTCTCGGCCAGCCAAAACCTGGCCGTGGGCCGCATCGAGGAAAAGGAAAACCAGGGCCGGATTCAGTCGGCCGCGGCCCAGAGCCTGGCCGACACCGTAATTAAGAAGCTGCCCGCCGGCTACGAGCAGATGATTGGCCGCCGCTTCGCCGGGGGCGTGGACCTGAGCGGGGGCGAGTGGCAGAAAATTGCGTTGGGCCGGGCCTACATGCGCGATGCCCAGCTGCTGATTCTCGACGAGCCCACCGCTGCCCTCGACGCTCGGGCCGAGCACGAGGTCTTCCAGCGCTTCGCCGACCTGACCCAGGGCAAGACGGCCGTGCTTATTTCCCACCGCTTCAGCACCGTGCGCATGGCCGACCGAATTCTGGTAATTGAGAACGGGCAGTTTGTCGAAATCGGCTCCCACGAGGAGCTGCTGGCCCGCAATGGCCGCTACGCCGAGCTGTTTGCCCTGCAGGCCGCCGGGTATCGGTAG
- a CDS encoding DUF4136 domain-containing protein produces MKRTSILLFGLALALSGCFAAREARIESDYSYTGNFRRYRTYEFVTGQGLAADSSKLGEILRDAIRTRMRVQGYKPARNRPDLLVMFRLFEGDMAFRGYAQEDMTRWMTSGMVEDDETPKEVRQGYQPVRMVLAEGTLLVTLIDNRTNRAVWNGYASGVTVPPGPQGEMILRRSVRSIFDQYHVFTEGYLEGASQ; encoded by the coding sequence ATGAAACGGACTTCTATTCTGCTTTTCGGGCTTGCCCTGGCTCTTTCCGGCTGTTTTGCGGCCCGGGAGGCCCGTATCGAGTCTGATTATAGTTATACCGGCAACTTCCGCCGCTACCGCACTTACGAGTTTGTTACGGGCCAGGGCCTGGCCGCCGATTCCAGTAAGCTGGGCGAGATTCTGCGCGACGCTATCCGGACGCGCATGCGGGTGCAGGGCTACAAGCCGGCTCGCAACCGTCCCGATTTGCTGGTAATGTTCCGGCTCTTTGAGGGCGACATGGCGTTCCGCGGCTACGCCCAGGAAGACATGACCCGCTGGATGACCTCGGGGATGGTGGAAGACGACGAAACGCCCAAAGAAGTGCGGCAGGGCTACCAACCCGTGCGCATGGTGCTGGCCGAAGGCACCCTGTTGGTCACCCTCATCGACAACCGCACCAACCGCGCCGTCTGGAATGGCTACGCCTCGGGCGTAACCGTGCCGCCCGGGCCCCAAGGTGAGATGATACTGCGCCGCTCCGTGCGCTCCATCTTCGACCAGTACCACGTCTTCACCGAAGGCTACCTCGAAGGAGCTAGTCAGTAG
- a CDS encoding XdhC family protein — protein MAPFSASPSLPRDFPVWQHVADCLRRNQPVTLLCVLSSSGSSPGRQGFKMSVAADGMAGSIGGGIMEHKFVELARARMQEANAELMIRPQIHRKEAPEDRSGMICSGEQVLLLYPVPSTDLPQVEATVNTLEQFQRAALRITATGLVVATADAGADFYAYRPGPDWEYREQLGFRDFLTIVGGGHVALALSRVAATLDFEITVLDDRAGLNTHQQNPYAHHKRTVQYDTLAEQVPQGLNQYVVIMTFGYRPDEVALRQLLSHQVKYLGLMGSAAKIKELLGSLLASGYSAAELAHLRAPIGIPIHSRTPEEIAISVAAELIQVRNGG, from the coding sequence GTGGCGCCGTTTTCCGCTTCCCCTTCCCTCCCGCGCGACTTTCCCGTGTGGCAGCACGTGGCCGACTGTCTGCGCCGAAACCAGCCCGTAACGCTGCTGTGCGTGCTGAGCAGCTCGGGCAGCAGTCCGGGCCGGCAGGGCTTTAAGATGAGCGTTGCCGCCGATGGCATGGCCGGCTCTATCGGTGGCGGCATCATGGAACACAAGTTTGTGGAGCTGGCCCGGGCCCGGATGCAGGAGGCCAATGCGGAGTTAATGATTCGGCCCCAAATTCACCGCAAGGAAGCCCCCGAGGACCGCTCCGGCATGATTTGCTCGGGCGAGCAGGTACTGCTGCTCTACCCCGTGCCCTCCACCGATTTGCCACAAGTGGAAGCCACAGTAAATACTTTGGAGCAGTTCCAACGGGCTGCGCTACGCATCACGGCTACTGGCCTAGTTGTGGCTACAGCCGATGCTGGCGCTGATTTTTATGCCTACCGCCCCGGCCCCGACTGGGAATACCGCGAGCAGTTGGGTTTTCGGGACTTTCTGACCATCGTGGGCGGTGGGCACGTGGCCCTGGCCTTGTCGCGGGTGGCGGCCACGCTCGATTTCGAAATAACGGTGCTCGACGACCGGGCCGGACTCAATACCCACCAGCAAAACCCCTACGCCCACCACAAGCGCACCGTGCAGTACGACACCCTGGCCGAACAGGTGCCGCAGGGACTCAACCAGTACGTGGTGATTATGACCTTCGGCTACCGGCCCGACGAAGTGGCCCTGCGCCAGCTGCTAAGTCATCAGGTGAAGTATCTGGGCCTGATGGGTAGCGCGGCCAAAATAAAGGAGCTGCTGGGCAGCCTGCTTGCGTCGGGCTACTCTGCCGCGGAGCTGGCCCACCTGCGCGCCCCCATCGGAATTCCGATTCACAGCCGTACGCCCGAGGAAATTGCCATCAGCGTGGCCGCCGAGCTGATTCAGGTGCGCAACGGCGGTTGA